One region of Miscanthus floridulus cultivar M001 chromosome 19, ASM1932011v1, whole genome shotgun sequence genomic DNA includes:
- the LOC136528296 gene encoding PX domain-containing protein EREL1-like: MATSSSSSGAGARKKAPSPPKHRHDGTSPLPLGMDWSPPPKRWEGRNTIWPHNPQTGWSYCVRMPSWITQTPETGVTTDSFLKSVVFYRIHVGIQSPEGFSSSHGILRRFSDFLKLSSDLKSAFPRKDVPSAPPKHAFLRINSSRLLLEERRHALEEWMQKLLSDIDLSRSAPVAAFLELEAAARSYFQERNGRPSEVGSSAKSSSIDSSPHSDGPASGSLAESNQINQALTRGSSLTGATGNGVLGEAILDQSDEHVSSALNHRKGNLVLEHDGRNGSVASYRGVVSEEDRDSNPGHARKDSAESIGSDLSSIRGSELSVPGASSSLWDGAVVDGHISQTEHLTGLDMHLLYDMDAQVILPNDQKQKLTRLLITMQRRIGTAKTDMEDLIARLNQEAAVKEYLTTKVKDLEVELEATKQKGRETLQQAILAEKERITQMQWDMDVLRRKYSEMESNLKTEQNEKTRAESEKTTASGENETLLEELEIKQKEVESLKQRLVEAEAKSKADKKVLVKEVKSLRNSQTEMKKVLNQYLEEKTDLERVINREKQRSARTKLSRLKILHECRLLRERLQECSAKFLAEEQDNFTIDPSSLPDALDLLATSDNRIRLLVAEAQLLARDDEQGSSDDGDNSDRSSLTMSSEDAKVTDEDTTKMLSDLLIDNAQLRLRLNAVIRNAVNTAVKPEKEGSGEVLPKKTVLNWLLDR, from the exons atggcgacgtcgtcgtcgtcgtcgggggCGGGGGCGCGCAAGAAGGCCCCCAGCCCCCCGAAGCACCGCCACGACGGCACCTCGCCGCTGCCGCTCGGCATGGACTGGAGCCCTCCCCCGAAGAGATGG GAGGGAAGGAACACCATATGGCCACATAACCCTCAAACAGGTTGGAGTTACTGTGTGAGGATGCCTTCTTGGATCACGCAAACACCTGAAACTGGTGTGACCACTGATAGCTTTTTGAAATCTGTCGTT TTTTACAGGATACATGTCGGTATACAATCTCCAGAAGGCTTTAGCTCTAGCCATGGAATTCTCAGAAGGTTTAGTGACTTTCTGAAGCTATCTTCTGAT CTTAAGAGCGCGTTTCCCAGAAAAGATGTCCCATCGGCTCCTCCGAAGCATGCTTTCTTAAGAATAAATTCAAGCAGGTTGCTTCTAGAAGAG AGAAGGCATGCGTTGGAGGAGTGGATGCAAAAGTTACTTTCTGACATTGACTTGTCAAGAAGTGCTCCTGTTGCTGCTTTTCTTGAGCTTGAAGCTGCTGCACGTTCAT ATTTCCAAGAACGGAATGGGCGTCCTTCTGAAGTAGGTTCTTCTGCAAAGAGCAGCAGTATTGACTCTTCTCCACATTCTGATGGACCTGCTTCTGGTTCTCTTGCTGAGTCCAATCAAATAAATCAAGCTCTTACTCGTGGTAGCAGTCTGACAGGAGCAACTGGTAATGGTGTGCTTGGAGAAGCTATCTTAGATCAGTCTGATGAGCATGTTAGTAGTGCCTTGAATCACAGGAAAGGGAACCTTGTATTGGAACATGATGGTAGAAATGGTTCAGTAGCGTCTTATAGGGGAGTTGTTTCAGAAGAGGACCGTGATTCTAATCCCGGCCATGCTCGGAAGGACTCTGCTGAAAGTATTGGGAGTGATTTGAGTTCTATAAGAGGAAGTGAATTATCTGTTCCAGGGGCTAGTAGTTCACTTTGGGATGGTGCCGTGGTGGATGGACATATTAGTCAAACAGAACATCTTACTGGTTTGGATATGCATCTTTTGTATGACATGGATGCACAAGTCATCCTTCCAAATGATCAAAAACAGAAGTTGACTAGACTTTTGATCACAATGCAACGAAGAATAGGGACAGCAAAAACTGATATGGAGGATCTCATAGCACGACTAAATCAGGAAGCAGCTGTTAAAGAATATCTTACTACAAAG GTTAAAGATTTGGAGGTTGAATTGGAAGCCACAAAACAAAAAGGTAGAGAGACACTACAACAAGCTATCCTGGCTGAAAAAGAGAGGATTACCCAGATGCAGTGGGATATGGATGTGCTCCGTAGGAAGTACTCTGAGATGGAGTCAAACCTGAAGACTGAACAA AATGAGAAAACTCGTGCGGAGTCAGAGAAAACAACTGCTAGTGGTGAAAATGAAACACTACTTGAAGAATTAGAAATTAAACAAAAAGAAGTCGAGAGTTTGAAACAGCGTCTTGTAGAAGCTGAGGCAAAGTCTAAAGCAGATAAGAAAGTTCTTGTCAAAGAGGTCAAGTCTCTTAGAAACTCCCAAACAGAGATGAAGAAAGTGTTGAATCAGTATCTTGAGGAGAAGACTGATTTAGAG AGAGTTATTAATAGAGAGAAACAGAGGTCAGCACGTACAAAGTTATCCCGATTGAAAATTCTTCATGAGTGTCGACTGCTGCGGGAGCGTCTACAGGAATGCAGTGCTAAATTTCTAGCAGAAGAACAAGATAACTTTACTATTGATCCATCATCCTTGCCTGATGCATTAGATCTTCTAGCAACATCAGACAATAGAATACGCCTACTTGTTGCCGAG GCTCAACTTCTAGCACGAGATGATGAACAAGGCTCTTCTGATGATGGCGACAATTCTGATAGATCCTCATTAACTATGAGCAGTGAAGATGCAAAAGTTACTGATGAAGATACAACAAAAATGCTTTCTGATCTGCTCATTGACAATGCACAGCTGAGGCTACGCCTCAATGCTGTCATCCGCAACGCTGTAAATACTGCCGTGAAGCCAGAGAAGGAAGGTAGTGGCGAGGTTCTCCCCAAAAAGACAGTCCTTAACTGGTTGTTAGACAGATGA
- the LOC136528108 gene encoding proteasome subunit beta type-3-like, producing the protein MSIFEYNGSAVVAMVGKNCFAIASDRRLGVQLQTIATDFQRVFKIHDKLYIGLSGLATDAQTLYQRLVFRHKLYQLREERDMKPETFASLVSALLYEKRFGPYFCQPVIAGLGDDDVPFICTMDCLGAKELAKDFVVSGTASESLYGACESMYKPNMEPDELFETISQALSSSVDRDCLSGWGGYVLIVTPTEVREHVIKTRMD; encoded by the exons ATGTCG ATCTTCGAGTACAACGGGTCCGCCGTGGTGGCGATGGTGGGGAAGAACTGCTTCGCGATCGCCAGCGACCGGAGGCTGGGCGTGCAGCTTCAGACCATTGCGACCGACTTCCAGCGGGTGTTCAAGATCCACGACAAGCTCTACATCGGCCTCTCGGGGCTCGCCACCGACGCCCAGACGCT GTACCAGCGGTTGGTGTTCAGGCACAAGCTGTATCAGCTGCGGGAGGAGAGGGACATGAAGCCTGAGACCTTCGCCAGCCTTGTCTCTGCGCTCCTCTACGAGAAGAG ATTCGGGCCATATTTCTGCCAGCCAGTCATTGCTGGACTTGGAGATGACGACGTACCATTTATTTGTACCATGGACTGCCTTGGTGCAAA GGAACTGGCCAAGGATTTTGTTGTTTCTGGGACAGCATCAGAATCTTTGTATGGTGCTTGTGAATCCATGTACAAGCCAAATATG GAACCTGATGAACTCTTCGAGACTATATCCCAAGCTCTAAGTTCATCAGTAGACCGTGACTGCCTTAGCGGGTGGGGTGGCTATGTTCTGATTGT GACACCGACTGAAGTCAGGGAGCATGTGATTAAGACCAGGATGGACTAA
- the LOC136527158 gene encoding ESCRT-related protein CHMP1-like, whose amino-acid sequence MGNPEKLMNQIFDLKFTSKSLQRQARKCEKEEKEQKLKVKKAIEKGNMDGARVYAENAIRKRTEHMNYLRLASRLDAVVARLDTQAKMQVIGKSMQSIVKSLDSALGTGNLQKMSETMDNFERQFVNMEVQAEFMEGAMAGSTSLSTPETEVNSLMQQVADDYGLEVSVGLPQAAAHAIPAAKDKEKVDEDDLSRRLAELKARG is encoded by the coding sequence ATGGGGAACCCAGAGAAGCTGATGAACCAGATCTTCGACCTCAAGTTCACCTCCAAGTCGCTGCAGCGGCAGGCGCGCAAGTgcgagaaggaggagaaggagcaGAAGCTCAAGGTCAAGAAGGCCATCGAGAAGGGGAACATGGACGGCGCCCGCGTCTACGCCGAGAACGCCATCCGCAAGCGCACCGAGCACATGAACTACCTCCGCCTCGCCTCCCGCCTCGACGCCGTCGTCGCCCGCCTCGACACGCAGGCCAAGATGCAGGTCATCGGCAAGTCCATGCAGTCCATCGTCAAGTCGCTCGACTCCGCGCTCGGCACCGGGAACCTCCAGAAGATGTCCGAGACCATGGACAACTTCGAGCGCCAGTTCGTCAATATGGAGGTCCAGGCCGAGTTCATggagggcgccatggccggctccACCTCCCTCTCCACGCCCGAGACCGAGGTCAACAGCCTCATGCAGCAGGTCGCCGACGACTACGGGCTCGAGGTCTCCGTCGGTCTGCCACAGGCCGCCGCCCACGCCATCCCTGCCGCCAAGGATAAGGAGAAGGTCGACGAGGATGACCTCTCTCGCCGCCTCGCCGAGCTTAAGGCCCGCGGCTGA